CGTTCATGGCAAAGCACTCGAGGGCGGGCCGCGTTGAGGTAACGCTAAAAATCGTATCGGAGGGTCACGTAAGCTTGGTCGTTATGGCTGTACGTCCCGAGAAAGGTATCGGAAGGACCGGCGAAAAGGTTTAATCCGGCCGAGACGGCAAGGGGGGCGAAACGGCGGTAAGTGAGTGAAGGATTCCAGGTGCTTCCGCCGTCGGTGAGCATAATCATTCCACGTAAGCGTGCTTCCAGGTCACCTCGAAGGAAATCCTTTCGAATTTCTCCATTCAGGGACACGTTATGCCGTTTGAAATAAAGAACGGAGTCGTCATAGTCCAAAAGCACCTGATGGCCAAGCTGGAGGTTGGTGTACCAATCATGAGGCCATGTGCGGTCGATTCCCGCCACGGAAAAAAGAATCCGCTGAGTCACGGAAGTGAGATCGGATCTGAGGAAAACAGCATGGGAAGACAAGGCTGTTTCTCCGCGGAATCCGAAGGGCCCGAGCACGGTTTCCCATTCGAAGCCGAAGGTATGCGTCCTCTGGTAATCCACGGTCACATTCCCAGGGACCAACGTCCCCTGGAATGTCGCTTTGATTATTTCGTCGGGATCGAAGGACCCGTTGCTGCGAATGCCCTTGACCGGAAAGCTCGTGATAAAAGGCATGGGATTCCATGCGTAAAGGTAGCTTGCGGCCAGATCCCAGCCGGAAAGAGTGATTCCGGTGCGTAAGCCCCACTGTGTATTTCGAAACGTATGGGACGGTTCGTTTTCGTCGATTCCCACCGATGCCACGGCTTTTTGAAGCGGTGCCGGCAGCGGAGCCTTTTTGAGAACTTCCCGTGTGTGGCGAAAGACGGCCCAGTCGGTTCCGAAAAAGTCGATATCCGCCGGTTCAAAAAACGGAATGGCGACAACTTCGAAAGATAGAGGCTCACGAAGGAAACGCACACGGGCCATCCAATTGGGGATTTTTCTTTCTTCCAAAGTTGGGACGAGGAACTGCCTGAGGTCCTGCGGGTTCACGTTGTCCACGGGGCTTAGCTGGTCGGTTTTTCCCCATCGTATGATTTGCTTTCCTAAGCGAAGTTCCCAAGGCCCCTTGGTTCCATGGAAATAGGTCTCGTAAAGCTTAAATTCATGATCGT
The nucleotide sequence above comes from Desulfosoma sp.. Encoded proteins:
- a CDS encoding DUF1302 family protein; this encodes MKGAADVPFHLSRRLKSSMSLLVPSVVMAASFLILMASMSIAAQDKGSVQHALHVSMHQTRFEIRSAETASLVRTSFLEAPRRFTVDLYFSRESPGLTDGTVPVSLDRRIEKITYSRHPDHLHYTFFLKKGTPLQYRVEKESSAIHVVFESPLEENEAKPYPVPKSSSILSCSSPPGNPSPVFDHGPNKNTQVSFATGESSLETRQTVPTTQTASFVNSVENASHVSTDEPAPEQAPKNALERLRFRGFLEVTGGLDLKKDDSFEHTQTFRNRVRLESKLPLETPLQNSHVLVSGESDTLWFGPHRDWNDHEFKLYETYFHGTKGPWELRLGKQIIRWGKTDQLSPVDNVNPQDLRQFLVPTLEERKIPNWMARVRFLREPLSFEVVAIPFFEPADIDFFGTDWAVFRHTREVLKKAPLPAPLQKAVASVGIDENEPSHTFRNTQWGLRTGITLSGWDLAASYLYAWNPMPFITSFPVKGIRSNGSFDPDEIIKATFQGTLVPGNVTVDYQRTHTFGFEWETVLGPFGFRGETALSSHAVFLRSDLTSVTQRILFSVAGIDRTWPHDWYTNLQLGHQVLLDYDDSVLYFKRHNVSLNGEIRKDFLRGDLEARLRGMIMLTDGGSTWNPSLTYRRFAPLAVSAGLNLFAGPSDTFLGTYSHNDQAYVTLRYDF